CCATCTTCGACCGCAACGTCTGGACCGCAGCCTCGGGCGACACCGTCGATCTGCCGGCGATCGAGGGCGGCTTCGCGGCGGTAGAATCCGAGTTCATCGCTCGCATCGGCGCCGACGCCGATCCCGCTAAGACGGTCTGGACGATCGAACAGGCGGCCGCCCAGATCGACAAGATGTTTATCGGGGTGGAACTGGCCGGCAGCGCATTGTCGCCGATAAACGACCTGGGCTCGGCCGTGGTCGCCTCCGACTTCGGCAACAACGCCGGCCTGGTGGTCGGCCCAGAGGTCGAGAACTGGCGTGCGCGCCTGGACGACCTGCAGGTCGAGACCGTCATCAATGGTCAGAGCGTCGGCGTGGGCGGCTCGCCGTCGCTTGCGGGCGGAGCGCTGGAATCGGTGCGTTTCCTGCTGGAGCACTGCGCCCGCTGGGGTCGACCCCTGACGGCGGGAACGCTGGTGTCGACCGGCGCCGTCACCGGCGTCCACCGCGTGGTTGCGGGGGACAAGGCGTCCTGCATCTTCCGGGGCGTCGGCGAAATCCACTGCTCGGTCGTGAGGGCCGAAGCGGAGTAGCATCATCATCGGACGCGAACCCGTCCGCCGGTCAGGCGGAGCACAAGAAGACGGGACGCATCGAGGAAAGACAGGAACGGGGACTTCCAAAATGACAGAGGCGACAAGCCCTCAGCCGATCCGGATCAAGGAACCGTCCGTCGGCAAATACCGATGGCTGGTGATGTGGCTGCTGTTCGCGGCCATGGTCATCAACTACGTCGACCGCCAGATGATCGGCTTCCTGAAGCCGACGCTCTCGGCCGAGTTCGGCTGGTCCGAGACCGACTATGCCGACATCGTCTTCTGGTTCCAGGCGTCCTATGCGGTGGCGTATCTGATCTGGGGCCGGTTGATGGATCGCATCGGCGCCCGCTGGGGCCTCGGCGTCGCCTTCGCCATCTGGCAGGTCGGCCACATTCTGCACGGGGCGGCGCGCGACCTGTCCCACTTCATGATGGCGCGCGTGGTGCTGGGCGTCGGCGAGGCCGGCGGCTTTCCAGGCGGCATCAAGGCCGTGGCCGAGTGGTTCCCCAAGAAGGAGCGCGCACTGGCGACAGGCCTGTTCAACGCAGGCACCAACATCGGCGCCATCGTCACGCCGCTGATCGTTCCGGCGCTGGTGCTCAGCTTCGGTTGGCAGATGGCCTTTGTCATCACCGGCGTGCTGGGCCTCGTCTGGTTGCCGATCTGGCTGATCATCTACCGCCGCCCGCGCGAGCAGAAGCGGCTGTCGGCGACCGAACTGGCCTATATCGAGCAGGACCCGGCCGATCCGGTCGAGAAGATCGGCTGGAAGAAGCTGCTGACGGTCAAGGAAACCTGGGCCTATGCGGCCGGCAAGTTCCTGATCGACCCGATCTGGTGGATGTTCCTGTTCTGGCTGCCGGATTTCCTGGGCAAGACCTATGGTCTGGACCTGAAGACCTTTGGTCCGCCCATCGTCGCCATCTATCTGCTGTCCGACGTCGGCTCGGTGGGCGGCGGCTGGCTGTCGTCGCGCATGATGCACCGGGGCGTCAGCCTGAACCGAGCGCGCAAGATCACCATGCTGATCTGCGCCCTGTGCGCCGTGCCGGTGGCCTTCGCCGCCAGCGCCAGCAACCTGTGGGTCGCGGTCGGCATCATCGGCCTGGCGACGGCTGCGCACCAGGGCTTCTCGGCCAACCTCTACGCCTTCCCCGGCGACGTCTTCCCGCGCTCGGCCGTGGGCTCGGTGGTTGGAATCGGCGGCATGCTGGGCGGCATCGGCGGCATGGCGATGGCCAAATACGCAGGCTACGTGCTGGACCAGATCGGCACCTATACGCCGATCTTCATCGTGGCGGCCTCGGCCTATCTGATCGCCCTGCTGGTCATCCACCTGATCTCGCCGCGCTACGAGCCGGCCAAGGTCTGACGACCCGAGACAAAACGGCCGGACGAGCGATCGTCCGGCCGTTTCTTCGATGCGGAGGATCACATGGACATCGCGCGCCGCTCTCTGCTGGCCATGGCCGCCTTCGCTGGTGGGGCGGCCATGAGCACGCGGACCTCGGCCCAGTCCGCCGTCGCGCCTGCCGACCCGACCGAAACCCTCCGGCTGTGGCCGGGCCGGGCGCCGGGCGGGGAGGGCGTCAGCGTGACGGGCGTCGTCACCGAGCGATCGACCGACCCCGCGTTTCACGACCGCTTCGCCCAGTACACCACCGATCCGCTGATGACGGTATTCCGACCGGAGCGGCCGAACGGTTCGGCCCTGCTGCTGATCCCCGGCGGCGGCTACCGCTGGTCGGTCGTGGACAAGGAAGGCTTTGACGTCGCCCGCGTCTTCGCCGCCTCGGGCACGACCTGTTTCGTGCTCCGCTATCGCCTGCCGGGCGACGGTTGGGCCGCCGGGGCCGATGCGCCGCTGCAGGATCCTCAGCGCGCCATCCGCCTGATCCGCAGCCGCTCCGCCGAGTTCGACCTTGATCCCAAGCGCATCGCCATCCTCGGCGCATCCGCCGGCGGGCATCTGGCGGGCCTGGCCAGCGCACGCACGGACGCGGTCTACGCCGATATCGACGCCGCCGACCACGCCTCGTTCCGGCCGGACCTCAGCATCCTGATGTATCCGGTCGCCACCATGGCTGACCCGTTCGTGCATGCCGGCTCGCGCGACTACCTTCTGGGGTCGAGCCCCAGCCCGGAACGCATCGCCGCCTATTCGCTGGAGCGGATGGCTTGGCGGGGCGCCGCGCCCGTCTTCCTGGTGCACGCCATCGACGATGCGTCCGTGCCGGTCGAGAACAGCCTGCAGCTGCTGTCCACGCTGAAGGCGCATCAGGTCCGCGCCGAGGCCCACCTGTTCCAGGAAGGCGGCCACGGCTTCGGGGTACGCCTGATCCAGGGCAGGCCCGCGGAGGCCTGGCCCGACCTGGTGCGAACCTGGGCGAAGCGGCTCGATTTCGCGCTCTAGCGGGCCTGAGTCGCTCAAACGTCCGGTTGAATGCGCTGGGCCCGGCGCCGGCCGGTCACGTGCCCGGCTGGACGTAGGGAATGGCAGAGAAGAAGCGCCGCTCGTCGCCACGCGGGTCGTCCGCCATGGTCGAGCGGGCGTCGAACAGCATGGTCTGGCGGCGTTCGAGGTCATAGCGCTCCCACGTCGGCAATCCCGGGTGGTTCGGGTTGCCGTTGCGCGCGAGGGCGATGAAGGCGTCCGCCATCTGGTCCGCCACGCCTTGCGCGTCCGGCCCGTTGGTGCGCGAGCCCTGCGCCGCCACATTGTCGAACACCAGCGGGATGTCCGCCGTGTGAAAGGCGCCGCGCCGGCCGGACTCGATCGTGCCCGGATAGTTCAGCTGATAGACCCAGGCCGGCGCGCCCGATGCCGCGCGCGCCTCCGCCTCGATCACCGCGCCGCGCCATGAGCGCCCCGCCGTGGTCGCGGCGATCAGCACCTGGTCCGGGCTCCAGTCCGGGTGCATGCGACGATAGCCGGCGATCACCGCCTCCGGCGTGATGTCGATCCGCAGCTGCGACGGCGTCAGACGGGCGGGCAGGGTGTCCCATGTCAGGCCGGCGTTCTTCGGGTCGTTGCCGAGGAAGCCCAGCGTCTCCTCGCGCGTGTTGCCGATGATCATCGGAACGCCGCGCGATTGCGGCGCCGCGTCCGGATAGAAGGGATGCCGAGGCAGGCTGCGGAAATCCAGCACGGGTCCGAAATAAAGGCCGCTGGCCGCCAGGATCGGATCCGCCTCGCCCGCCGCTTCGAGCAGCCGCGCGGCCGGCATCTCCGCGGCCTCGTGCGCGCGCTCAGGCGTGAGGCCCAGGGCCTTCAGCCACACCTGCGCGCGGGTCGTGGCGTTGATCGGCCCCGACGCCGTGACCTGCTGCCCGCTCATGGTCGCCGCACTGTGGAACAGACCGGCCGCCTCGGGCATAGCCATCAGGGTCGCGATCTTGGCCCCGCCGCCCGACTGTCCGAACAGCATGACCCGGTTCGGATCGCCGCCGAACGCCGCGATATTGTCGCGCACCCAACGCAGCGCCAGAATCAGGTCCAGCTGGCCGGCGTTGCCGGAGTCTTCGAACCCTTCCGCCAGCCGCGCGAGATAGGCGTAACCGAAGACGTTCAGCCGGTGGTTCAGCGTCACCACCACCACATCGCCACGCCGCGCCAGCCGCGTTCCATCGTAGAGCGGGTCCGACCCCGACCCGCTCGAATAGGCGCCGCCGTGAACATAGACCATCACCGGCCGGCGCGCGGCGTCCGCGCCGGGCGTCCAGACGTTCAGGAACAGACAGTCCTCGGACTGATTCGCCTCCGAGCCGCGCTGAGGGCTGGCGGCCCCGTAATCGACCGCCCGAACGGGATCCCGCCACGGCGCCGGCGGGGAAGGGGGCTGGAACCGCCGGCCCTCGGTCGAAGCGCCATAGCGCACCCCCCTGAACACGCTGACGCTGTCTTCGCGAAGACCGATGACGGGACCAGATTTGGTCCGCACGGCCGGGGCGCGGGCGGCCGTCACGGCCGATGCGGGGCTGTAGAAGGTCGCCGCGGCGAGGCCGCTCATCAATGTGTCTCGACGCGTGATCATCTGACGGCTCCCCGGTGTTGCGCGCCCGCCATGGCTTGATGGCTGATTATCGAAGCCCGTTCGATCGGCTTGCCAGCCCCAGCGAACTATGCGCACCCTTCGTATGACACCGGTGGCATCGGCTGGGCAAACCCTTTCCAGCATCGGCGTCGCCGCGATTGTCGGACACCTAAACGGAGGCTGGACCTCCGAACGGTCCATGGGAGGTTTTTATCAATGACTCGTCGAGTTGCGCGTACGCGCCGTTTTCTGACCGCGACCGCGTCCGTTGGCGCGCTTGCCCTTCTGCTCGCCGCCCATGATGCGGCGGCTCAGACCACAACCCAGCCGCAATCCGACACGACGCCGCAGGACCAGGCCGCCGAAGTCGACGAGATCGTCGTCACGGGCTTTCGCGCCAGCCTCGCCAACGCGCTGAACATCAAGCGCAATGAGGCAGGCGTCGTGGACGCCATCTCGGCCGAGGACATCGCCGACTTTCCGGACACCAACCTGGCCGAGTCGATCCAGCGCATCCCGGGCGTTTCCATCGACAGGGACGCAGGCGAGGGGCGATCGATTACCGTGCGCGGCTTGAGCTCGGAGTTCACCCGCACCCGCATCAACGGAATCGAGGCGCAGGCCACGACCGGCGCCACCGACTCCTCCGGCGGCGTAAACCGCGGGCGTGGCTTCGACTTCAACGTCTTCGCTTCCGAACTCTTCAACAACATCACCGTCCGCAAGACCCAGTCGGCCGAGACCGAAGAGGGGTCGCTGGGCGCCACCGTCGATCTGCGCACCAGCCGCCCGTTCGATCGTCCCGGCTTCAACGCCGCATTGTCTGGCCAGTACGGCTACAACGACCTGTCGGAAGACTGGAGCCCGCGGATCGCCGGTCTCGTCTCCAACACCTGGGCCGACGGTCAGCTCGGGGCTCTGTTCTCTCTGGCGTATAGCGAGCGCGACAGCCTGGAAGAGGGCTTCAGTTCGGTGCGTTGGGGGCCGGCGAACGCCGACAGCGGGTTCCAGAATCCGACCGCGTTGCCTGGCGGCGCCGCTGCGGCAGGCGGCATTTTTCATCCGCGCATTCCCCGTTATGGTCGGCTTGAACACAGCCAGGAGCGATTGGGCGCCACCCTGTCGTTCCAGGCCCGACCGGGCAACGGCCCGACGCTGTTCACCTTTGACGCGCTCTATTCCAAGCTCGACTCGACCCGCAGCGAGAACTTTCTCCAGGCTTGGTCGCTGAGCCGAAACGCCACTCAGGGCGGCAAGCCCGAGGTCGACATCCGCGATGTGGTGGTCGATCCAGAGACCGGTGAGATGGTCTATGCCGTTCTGGACGACATGGATATCCGTTCGGAGAACCGCTTCGACGTGCTTGAAACCGAGTTCAAGCAGATGACGCTGAACATCGAGCACGAGTTCTCCGAACGGCTCCGCTTCAACGGCCTGATCGGCCGAGCCGAGTCGCAGTTCGGCAATCCGGTGCAGGTCAGCGCCATCATCGATCGGCAGAATACCGACGGCTACAGCTGGGATTTCCGCGACAGCCGCGACCTGCCGCTGATCAACTACGGCTTCGACGTCGCCAATCCGGCCTCGTGGAGCATCACTGGCCCGGCGGGCGCCCAACCTCGCTCCGAACTGCGATCGAGCCAGAACTTCCAAGACAACGTCTATACAACTGTCGAAGGCAATCTGGTCTTTGATCTGAACGACGCCATCACCCTGAAAGCTGGCGTCAATCGCAAGACCTTTCAGTCCGACAGCCGTCAGTTCGCGCGCCCCGCCAACAACAACACCGCCCCGGCCCTGCCTGCCGGCGTGACCCTTGCTCAGGTGACCAACCTGCTGGAAGGTTTCGGCCGCAACCTGGACCTGCCTGCAGGCTCGGCGACGAGCTGGGTTCGTCCGGATCTCGCCGCGCTGGATGAGGTGTTCCGCTACAGCTGCCGATGCGACACCGGTGTCGCCGGCGGCGACTTCCGCCTGACCGGCCTCGACGGCAACACCTCGACCTACGG
The genomic region above belongs to Brevundimonas sp. PAMC22021 and contains:
- a CDS encoding alpha/beta hydrolase; the encoded protein is MDIARRSLLAMAAFAGGAAMSTRTSAQSAVAPADPTETLRLWPGRAPGGEGVSVTGVVTERSTDPAFHDRFAQYTTDPLMTVFRPERPNGSALLLIPGGGYRWSVVDKEGFDVARVFAASGTTCFVLRYRLPGDGWAAGADAPLQDPQRAIRLIRSRSAEFDLDPKRIAILGASAGGHLAGLASARTDAVYADIDAADHASFRPDLSILMYPVATMADPFVHAGSRDYLLGSSPSPERIAAYSLERMAWRGAAPVFLVHAIDDASVPVENSLQLLSTLKAHQVRAEAHLFQEGGHGFGVRLIQGRPAEAWPDLVRTWAKRLDFAL
- a CDS encoding carboxylesterase/lipase family protein — protein: MITRRDTLMSGLAAATFYSPASAVTAARAPAVRTKSGPVIGLREDSVSVFRGVRYGASTEGRRFQPPSPPAPWRDPVRAVDYGAASPQRGSEANQSEDCLFLNVWTPGADAARRPVMVYVHGGAYSSGSGSDPLYDGTRLARRGDVVVVTLNHRLNVFGYAYLARLAEGFEDSGNAGQLDLILALRWVRDNIAAFGGDPNRVMLFGQSGGGAKIATLMAMPEAAGLFHSAATMSGQQVTASGPINATTRAQVWLKALGLTPERAHEAAEMPAARLLEAAGEADPILAASGLYFGPVLDFRSLPRHPFYPDAAPQSRGVPMIIGNTREETLGFLGNDPKNAGLTWDTLPARLTPSQLRIDITPEAVIAGYRRMHPDWSPDQVLIAATTAGRSWRGAVIEAEARAASGAPAWVYQLNYPGTIESGRRGAFHTADIPLVFDNVAAQGSRTNGPDAQGVADQMADAFIALARNGNPNHPGLPTWERYDLERRQTMLFDARSTMADDPRGDERRFFSAIPYVQPGT
- a CDS encoding 2-keto-4-pentenoate hydratase, translated to MSLADVSVADDRRAIADRFVACRLKAQGLSDYPGQAPRSMEDAYAIQAEAIPMYPGTVVGWKVGGVPPAQQPTLGVHRLAGAIFDRNVWTAASGDTVDLPAIEGGFAAVESEFIARIGADADPAKTVWTIEQAAAQIDKMFIGVELAGSALSPINDLGSAVVASDFGNNAGLVVGPEVENWRARLDDLQVETVINGQSVGVGGSPSLAGGALESVRFLLEHCARWGRPLTAGTLVSTGAVTGVHRVVAGDKASCIFRGVGEIHCSVVRAEAE
- a CDS encoding TonB-dependent receptor; translation: MTRRVARTRRFLTATASVGALALLLAAHDAAAQTTTQPQSDTTPQDQAAEVDEIVVTGFRASLANALNIKRNEAGVVDAISAEDIADFPDTNLAESIQRIPGVSIDRDAGEGRSITVRGLSSEFTRTRINGIEAQATTGATDSSGGVNRGRGFDFNVFASELFNNITVRKTQSAETEEGSLGATVDLRTSRPFDRPGFNAALSGQYGYNDLSEDWSPRIAGLVSNTWADGQLGALFSLAYSERDSLEEGFSSVRWGPANADSGFQNPTALPGGAAAAGGIFHPRIPRYGRLEHSQERLGATLSFQARPGNGPTLFTFDALYSKLDSTRSENFLQAWSLSRNATQGGKPEVDIRDVVVDPETGEMVYAVLDDMDIRSENRFDVLETEFKQMTLNIEHEFSERLRFNGLIGRAESQFGNPVQVSAIIDRQNTDGYSWDFRDSRDLPLINYGFDVANPASWSITGPAGAQPRSELRSSQNFQDNVYTTVEGNLVFDLNDAITLKAGVNRKTFQSDSRQFARPANNNTAPALPAGVTLAQVTNLLEGFGRNLDLPAGSATSWVRPDLAALDEVFRYSCRCDTGVAGGDFRLTGLDGNTSTYGNWRDVQETDTGFYVQADWNTELWSMPFRGNVGVRQAKTEIEALGYSNVGGIATPVLGENEYDDTLPSLNVSLEPFENFIVRFGAAKVMSRPPLTSLVPVFSVSAIGAANRTASLGNVELEPYRAKTYDLSLEWYFAPEALLSFAYFYKDISTYVQTTQQNLTYAQLTALNPVAFPADPQRPTTEEYVFSTPSNTPGGPLDGFEISYQQTFTFLPGLFGNIGTQLNYTHVESEIDYCTTSACNVFVTADLVNLSPDAWNATLYYDDGRFNARVSAAYRDSYFQSVPGSNGGTRGIPYQGKSETTTIDASASYNVTDNLSLTIEGLNLTDEENRQNHGDLGGPRDSTYVYHHTGRQVYLGARYRF
- a CDS encoding MFS transporter, giving the protein MTEATSPQPIRIKEPSVGKYRWLVMWLLFAAMVINYVDRQMIGFLKPTLSAEFGWSETDYADIVFWFQASYAVAYLIWGRLMDRIGARWGLGVAFAIWQVGHILHGAARDLSHFMMARVVLGVGEAGGFPGGIKAVAEWFPKKERALATGLFNAGTNIGAIVTPLIVPALVLSFGWQMAFVITGVLGLVWLPIWLIIYRRPREQKRLSATELAYIEQDPADPVEKIGWKKLLTVKETWAYAAGKFLIDPIWWMFLFWLPDFLGKTYGLDLKTFGPPIVAIYLLSDVGSVGGGWLSSRMMHRGVSLNRARKITMLICALCAVPVAFAASASNLWVAVGIIGLATAAHQGFSANLYAFPGDVFPRSAVGSVVGIGGMLGGIGGMAMAKYAGYVLDQIGTYTPIFIVAASAYLIALLVIHLISPRYEPAKV